A part of Saccharomonospora amisosensis genomic DNA contains:
- a CDS encoding DNA-binding protein — protein sequence MTTVALENVLAKAGLKVNPSEFLALVEDAARRLSPPNPDPAHYFSPDQRGTLADVGLDLSARREGERDYRARTVAEHAVLADSALTVQDAAARLGVDDSRIRHRLKERRLTGWKDQGGWRLPAWQFTGSGVLPGLDVVLRAVPDDQPALVVAAFMSTPQTELVINGKQATPRQWLLAGGDPEPVARLAATLGTPV from the coding sequence ATGACCACCGTCGCGCTGGAGAACGTGCTCGCCAAGGCCGGGCTGAAGGTCAACCCCTCGGAATTCTTGGCACTGGTCGAGGACGCGGCACGGCGGCTCAGCCCTCCCAACCCGGATCCGGCGCACTACTTCTCCCCCGACCAGCGGGGCACGCTCGCCGATGTCGGGCTGGATCTCTCCGCGCGCCGGGAGGGTGAGCGCGACTACCGGGCGCGGACCGTGGCCGAGCACGCCGTGCTCGCCGACTCCGCGCTCACCGTGCAGGACGCGGCGGCAAGGCTTGGCGTCGACGACAGTCGCATCCGCCACCGGCTCAAGGAACGCAGACTGACCGGGTGGAAGGACCAGGGCGGCTGGCGGCTGCCCGCCTGGCAGTTCACCGGCAGCGGCGTGCTGCCGGGACTCGACGTCGTGTTGCGCGCGGTGCCCGACGACCAGCCGGCCCTGGTGGTCGCCGCGTTCATGAGCACGCCGCAGACGGAGTTGGTGATCAACGGCAAGCAGGCGACCCCGCGCCAGTGGCTGCTCGCGGGTGGCGACCCCGAACCCGTGGCACGGCTGGCCGCCACGCTCGGTACACCGGTCTGA
- a CDS encoding SRPBCC family protein, giving the protein MNDESRRAGEEWTPRSGSAGGADPLGALEVIDGRPVLRFERRLSHRPEKVWRVLTEPGELAHWFPAAITTAPRIGATLRFSFEAGAPEGEYTRGRVLEFDPPKVYAFDWAGSVLRFELVADGDGCLLLFSHPLSGTGTEGDLPSAARQAPGWDACLGLLAATLEGEPAEPPGSDWFLARAEAYVESYGLGEGVAIVDGGGWMLRFERDLVQPREHVWAALTEGELPSREGRHRCASPMATWNPRP; this is encoded by the coding sequence GTGAACGACGAATCGCGCCGAGCGGGTGAGGAGTGGACGCCGCGTTCCGGGTCGGCCGGCGGCGCCGACCCGCTCGGCGCACTCGAGGTCATCGACGGCAGGCCGGTACTGCGCTTCGAGCGTCGCCTGTCGCACCGGCCGGAGAAGGTGTGGCGCGTCCTCACCGAGCCGGGCGAGCTGGCACACTGGTTCCCCGCCGCCATCACCACGGCACCGCGGATCGGCGCCACGCTGCGGTTCTCCTTCGAGGCGGGCGCACCCGAAGGCGAGTACACACGCGGCCGCGTCCTGGAGTTCGATCCGCCGAAGGTCTACGCGTTCGACTGGGCAGGCTCGGTGTTGCGCTTCGAGCTCGTTGCGGACGGCGACGGCTGCCTGTTGCTGTTCAGCCACCCCCTCAGCGGTACGGGCACCGAGGGCGACCTGCCTTCCGCTGCCCGGCAGGCTCCCGGCTGGGACGCCTGCCTCGGCCTGCTCGCGGCCACACTCGAAGGCGAGCCAGCCGAGCCGCCCGGCAGTGACTGGTTCCTTGCCCGCGCCGAAGCCTACGTAGAGAGCTACGGGCTCGGCGAAGGGGTGGCCATTGTGGACGGAGGCGGCTGGATGCTGCGGTTCGAGCGGGATCTGGTCCAGCCGCGGGAGCACGTGTGGGCGGCGCTGACCGAGGGAGAACTCCCGTCGCGGGAGGGCAGGCACCGCTGCGCTTCGCCCATGGCTACCTGGAACCCGCGGCCGTAA
- a CDS encoding MBL fold metallo-hydrolase, producing the protein MNVVEEYTGHVEPGGDAARRTLGALTITKLSVGPMDNNAYLLVCRDSNEALLIDAANDPERISDLIGHDDDRPSLRTIVTTHQHPDHWQALGAVAGAYGANTAAHPADAEPLPVPPDFLLEHGDTVAVGECTLEVIHLRGHTPGSIALLYRDPEGHPHLFTGDSLFPGGVGKTKSQQDFRSLIDDVEQRVFAVLPDETWFYPGHGDDSTLGEQRPNLAQWRERGW; encoded by the coding sequence GTGAACGTCGTAGAGGAGTACACCGGCCATGTGGAGCCGGGAGGGGACGCCGCGCGGCGCACCCTCGGCGCACTGACCATCACGAAGCTGTCGGTCGGCCCGATGGACAACAACGCCTACCTGCTGGTTTGCCGGGACAGCAACGAGGCGTTGCTGATCGACGCCGCCAACGACCCCGAGCGCATCTCCGACCTCATCGGTCACGACGACGACCGCCCGTCGCTGCGAACGATCGTCACCACCCACCAGCACCCCGACCACTGGCAGGCGCTCGGCGCCGTGGCCGGTGCCTACGGTGCCAACACCGCCGCGCACCCCGCCGACGCCGAGCCACTGCCCGTGCCGCCCGATTTCCTGCTGGAGCACGGGGACACGGTGGCCGTCGGCGAGTGCACCCTCGAGGTGATCCACCTGCGCGGGCACACCCCTGGCTCCATCGCGTTGCTGTACCGCGACCCCGAGGGGCACCCGCACCTGTTCACCGGCGACTCACTGTTTCCCGGTGGGGTCGGCAAGACCAAATCGCAGCAGGACTTTCGCTCGCTCATCGACGACGTCGAACAGCGTGTCTTCGCTGTGCTGCCCGACGAGACATGGTTCTACCCCGGGCACGGCGACGACTCCACGCTCGGCGAGCAGCGTCCGAACTTGGCGCAGTGGCGCGAGCGCGGCTGGTGA
- a CDS encoding DUF6597 domain-containing transcriptional factor: MYRETDPPPALRETVRCVWWNHTGGGERIVPDGCVDLVVAGESAFVAGPDTGAWQAGLPPGTPVHGVRFRPGHAPRALGVAADELTDRRVALGDLWGRAGRAVTDLLSHHPHSLTALVTERVVGTERDPMLDVVLSRLDAGVPRVRDAVAGLPLGQRQFRRRFTEAVGFGPATYLRVARLRRAMAAASAAADLASLAVEAGYSDQAHLSRECRTLTASTASAFFTTIGSGHTRPARAH, encoded by the coding sequence GTGTACCGCGAGACGGACCCGCCACCGGCACTGCGCGAGACCGTGCGCTGCGTGTGGTGGAACCACACCGGGGGTGGCGAGCGCATCGTCCCGGACGGGTGCGTCGACCTGGTGGTGGCAGGCGAGTCGGCGTTCGTGGCGGGACCGGACACCGGCGCCTGGCAGGCGGGTTTGCCGCCGGGCACACCCGTGCACGGCGTGCGGTTCCGGCCAGGGCATGCCCCCAGAGCTCTCGGCGTGGCCGCCGACGAGTTGACCGACCGCAGGGTGGCGTTGGGCGACCTGTGGGGACGCGCGGGCAGGGCGGTCACCGACCTGCTGTCACACCACCCACACAGCCTCACGGCGCTGGTCACCGAGCGGGTCGTCGGCACGGAGCGCGACCCGATGCTCGACGTCGTGCTCTCCCGGCTGGACGCCGGGGTGCCACGGGTGCGGGACGCGGTGGCGGGACTGCCGCTGGGGCAACGGCAGTTCCGCAGACGGTTCACCGAGGCGGTGGGCTTCGGCCCGGCCACCTACCTGCGGGTGGCGCGGCTGCGTCGTGCCATGGCCGCGGCCTCGGCCGCCGCCGACCTGGCCTCGCTGGCCGTCGAAGCCGGATACAGCGACCAGGCACACCTGTCACGTGAGTGCCGGACACTCACCGCCAGCACGGCGAGTGCGTTCTTCACGACAATCGGATCTGGACACACCCGTCCGGCACGGGCACACTGA
- a CDS encoding sodium:solute symporter family protein, whose translation MIIIGVGLSVLAIVVIGLAVARKVDGDATNFLVAGRSLALPLSAAGLMGQAVDTNATLGNTDLSAAAGFWAGASLPIGLAGCLVLTGLFFAKRMNRMKLLTIADFYRRRYGRGVEIVASVLMIFSFCILLAGNLVAGGYLFEQFLGTSYTVGVLLIVLVVVGYTAAGGMFSDAYTAFAQMIITVCATLALFAWVAARYGITIPEGMGPFDLGQLGDTEQGAPMNWATLFALGVGDIVAIDFMQRIFAARSPKVAQRACFVGALGTLAVGVPFSLVALSSGEILGPEGAEGPVLFAVLERAAPPALTILVLSGIVAASCSTANGAILGTSAVAARNVFGVRIGETPSGSDQLLRATRFMLLPVVGVAVLFALRVPETGILLTLAFDVMLAALAVPFVLGHYWRRSCTAAAVAAIAVGSTVRLVLFVLTPTMYGAPNTLWYVPNDLVGAGLDGWVTFLAAAASLVAFVVVALARRPQPVPDVFTEGQQRPRRVASPAS comes from the coding sequence GTGATCATTATTGGGGTCGGCCTCAGCGTTCTCGCCATCGTCGTCATCGGGTTGGCCGTCGCGCGCAAAGTGGACGGTGACGCCACCAACTTCCTCGTCGCGGGACGCTCTTTGGCGTTGCCGCTGTCGGCTGCCGGTCTCATGGGGCAGGCGGTGGACACCAACGCGACACTCGGCAACACCGATCTGTCGGCGGCGGCCGGCTTCTGGGCCGGGGCGAGCCTGCCCATCGGACTGGCAGGCTGCCTCGTACTGACCGGGCTGTTCTTCGCCAAACGCATGAACCGGATGAAGTTGCTGACGATCGCCGACTTCTACCGGCGTCGCTACGGCCGAGGGGTCGAGATCGTGGCTTCCGTGCTGATGATTTTCAGCTTCTGCATCCTGCTCGCGGGCAACCTGGTGGCGGGCGGCTACCTGTTCGAGCAGTTCCTCGGCACCAGCTACACCGTTGGGGTGCTGCTCATCGTCTTGGTGGTGGTCGGGTACACGGCGGCGGGCGGAATGTTCAGTGACGCGTACACGGCGTTCGCCCAAATGATCATCACGGTGTGTGCGACGCTGGCGTTGTTCGCGTGGGTGGCGGCGCGGTACGGGATCACGATCCCCGAGGGCATGGGCCCGTTCGACCTCGGTCAACTCGGCGATACCGAGCAGGGCGCGCCGATGAACTGGGCGACCCTGTTCGCGCTCGGTGTCGGAGACATCGTCGCGATCGACTTCATGCAGCGGATCTTCGCGGCGCGCTCGCCGAAGGTCGCCCAGCGGGCGTGCTTCGTCGGCGCGCTGGGCACCCTCGCGGTCGGTGTGCCGTTCTCGCTCGTGGCGCTGTCCAGCGGCGAGATCCTCGGGCCCGAGGGCGCGGAAGGGCCGGTCCTGTTCGCGGTACTGGAGCGGGCGGCGCCGCCCGCGCTGACGATCCTGGTGCTGTCCGGCATCGTGGCCGCTTCCTGCTCCACGGCCAACGGCGCGATCCTGGGAACGTCGGCCGTCGCGGCGCGCAACGTGTTCGGCGTGCGGATCGGTGAGACGCCCTCCGGCTCCGACCAGTTGCTTCGCGCCACACGCTTCATGTTGTTGCCGGTGGTCGGTGTCGCGGTGTTGTTCGCGCTGCGGGTGCCCGAGACCGGCATCCTGCTGACGCTCGCGTTCGACGTGATGCTCGCCGCGTTGGCGGTCCCGTTCGTGCTGGGCCACTACTGGCGGCGTAGCTGCACGGCAGCGGCGGTCGCGGCGATCGCGGTCGGCTCAACCGTACGGCTGGTGCTGTTCGTGCTCACCCCCACCATGTACGGGGCCCCGAACACGCTGTGGTACGTGCCGAACGATCTCGTCGGTGCGGGACTGGACGGGTGGGTCACGTTCCTCGCCGCGGCGGCATCGCTCGTGGCCTTCGTCGTTGTGGCGCTGGCGCGGCGGCCGCAGCCGGTGCCGGACGTGTTCACGGAAGGGCAGCAGCGACCACGTCGCGTGGCGAGTCCGGCTTCCTGA
- a CDS encoding ArsR/SmtB family transcription factor, translating to MANTFEVLGEHRRREILDLLRGGERLVGDLAGRLSLTQPAVSQHLRVLREAGLVDVRQDAQRRWYRLRPEPLLEIESWLAPYRRFWADRLDALERHLDTMPGMPDGKDAP from the coding sequence GTGGCAAATACGTTCGAGGTGCTGGGGGAACACCGACGCAGGGAGATCCTGGATCTACTGCGAGGCGGCGAACGGTTGGTCGGCGATCTTGCCGGCCGGCTCAGCCTCACCCAGCCCGCCGTGTCCCAACACCTGCGCGTGCTGCGCGAGGCAGGGCTCGTCGACGTACGCCAGGACGCCCAGCGCCGGTGGTACCGGTTGCGGCCGGAGCCGCTGCTGGAGATCGAGTCGTGGCTTGCTCCGTACCGCAGGTTCTGGGCCGACCGGCTCGACGCCCTCGAACGCCACCTGGACACGATGCCGGGCATGCCTGACGGGAAGGACGCGCCGTGA
- a CDS encoding TerC family protein: MTVPFWLWLATIGGLLALLAIDLVIVDRKPHQVTTGEAARWVIFYISCAIVFGAGVWLLGGHDPGVEFFTGYLTEYSLSVDNLFIFMVIMSSFRVPAIHQHRVLLIGILLALVMRGAFIAIGAALIAKFVWIFFIFGAFLVWTAISMVRGDSGHEEYHENLVTRWVRKVFPVTDEYVGHKSIVKRDGRRYLTPMFVVIVAIGSADLLFAVDSIPAIFGITQDAYLVFTANAFALMGLRQLYFLLGGLVTKLVYLSYGLAFILAFIGVKLVLHALHEYHVTPAWLEINNWTSLGVIISVLVITTVASILKSRRDPGAVSKLDLRPPAPEDASSTSRDR, encoded by the coding sequence ATGACCGTGCCGTTCTGGCTGTGGCTTGCCACCATCGGGGGCCTGCTCGCGCTGCTGGCGATCGATCTCGTGATCGTCGATCGCAAACCCCACCAGGTCACCACCGGTGAGGCCGCGCGCTGGGTGATCTTCTACATCTCGTGTGCGATCGTGTTCGGCGCAGGCGTGTGGCTGCTCGGGGGTCACGACCCAGGGGTCGAGTTCTTCACCGGTTACCTCACCGAGTACTCGCTGTCGGTCGACAACCTGTTCATCTTCATGGTGATCATGTCGTCGTTCCGGGTGCCCGCGATCCACCAGCACAGGGTGCTGCTCATCGGCATCCTGCTGGCGCTGGTGATGCGGGGCGCGTTCATCGCGATCGGTGCCGCGCTCATAGCCAAGTTCGTGTGGATCTTCTTCATCTTCGGCGCCTTCCTGGTGTGGACGGCGATCAGCATGGTGCGCGGCGACAGCGGCCACGAGGAGTACCACGAGAACCTGGTGACCCGCTGGGTGCGCAAGGTCTTCCCCGTCACCGACGAGTACGTGGGGCACAAGTCGATCGTCAAGCGGGACGGCAGGCGGTACCTGACGCCGATGTTCGTGGTGATCGTCGCCATCGGGAGCGCGGACCTGCTGTTCGCGGTGGACTCCATCCCGGCGATCTTCGGTATCACGCAGGACGCCTACCTGGTGTTCACGGCCAACGCCTTCGCGCTGATGGGGCTGCGGCAGCTCTACTTCCTGCTCGGCGGGCTGGTGACCAAGCTGGTGTACCTGTCCTACGGGTTGGCGTTCATCCTCGCGTTCATCGGCGTGAAGCTCGTGCTGCACGCGCTGCACGAGTACCACGTGACGCCGGCCTGGTTGGAGATCAACAACTGGACCTCGCTCGGCGTGATCATCTCGGTGCTCGTCATCACCACCGTGGCGAGCATCCTGAAGTCCCGCCGTGACCCGGGGGCGGTGAGCAAGCTGGACCTGCGCCCACCCGCCCCGGAGGACGCGTCGAGCACCTCCCGCGACAGGTAA
- a CDS encoding NUDIX hydrolase, with protein sequence MSAVIDSLAWVLVRDRALLGVRTRGKDKFYLPGGKREQGESDVAGLCREIREELGVELDPLSFSLFAVLDEPADGYADGRQVHMTAYTARFRGELSPGGEIAEFAWLSAADAHRCPAAGRRVLNLLAQAGLID encoded by the coding sequence GTGAGCGCCGTTATCGACAGCCTGGCGTGGGTACTGGTTCGCGACCGCGCACTGCTCGGCGTACGTACCAGGGGCAAGGACAAGTTCTACCTGCCGGGTGGCAAGCGCGAGCAGGGCGAGAGCGACGTCGCGGGGCTGTGCCGTGAGATCCGCGAGGAACTCGGCGTCGAACTCGATCCGCTCAGCTTCTCGCTGTTCGCGGTCCTCGACGAGCCCGCCGACGGCTACGCGGACGGTCGCCAGGTGCACATGACCGCCTACACCGCGCGGTTTCGTGGGGAGCTTTCGCCGGGCGGGGAGATCGCCGAGTTCGCGTGGTTGTCGGCCGCCGACGCGCACCGCTGCCCGGCCGCGGGCCGCCGCGTGCTGAACCTGCTCGCGCAAGCCGGCCTCATCGACTGA
- a CDS encoding S9 family peptidase, which yields MRPADLELLAVPGRPALHGDLLLTAVSRPSLETDSYTGALRRIDLDGVGGTGTGWTHGERDASPAISPDGRWVAFTRAQGRERPQLYVMPSDGGEPRRLTALPLGVNPPVWAPDSRRIAFTARVPEPGRYGTPADGEVEETGPEPDAERPRLITRFDYRVDDVGFLRDRPARLFVLDALAVLEVQDGAEPQQPTPLTDDRASVSDPAWTPDGTHVLVVAPRDWDRAETLHSDIYAVPAAGGAPALVVRTSGRAGKPAVAADGTVLFYADEYEGFSAAARNTGLWAATLSDEGFGGAPASPRRLTDPETVDCVGEAGPPAPYGDGVLVVVRNRGAAELRSVPRSGERMELFTLPVLAGERAAVRAFVVDGERVAVVRCGQRDAGEVVLLAGGEERTLTDFSAPLRQAGIRPITELTATAPDGYPVHGWLVAPKGEGPHPVLLLIHGGPFAQYEWSFFDEAQVYASAGYAVVLGNPRGSAGYGERHGRAVVGALGTVDAHDLLALLDEALRRPELDAERVGVQGGSYGGFMTGWLAAWHGERFRAAWSERAVNAWDSFVGSSDIGWWFAENYVGSDPELLRKASPLTHAERITIPFAVVHSERDWRCPLEQAQRMFVALRRNGTDAELLLFPGEGHELTRSGRPRHRKWRFEAVLEWWRRHLPHAVT from the coding sequence ATGCGACCCGCTGATCTTGAACTGCTCGCCGTGCCGGGCAGGCCCGCGTTGCATGGTGACCTCCTGCTGACCGCGGTGAGCAGGCCGAGTCTGGAGACCGACAGCTACACCGGTGCGCTGCGCCGGATCGACCTCGACGGCGTGGGCGGCACCGGCACGGGGTGGACCCACGGCGAGCGGGACGCCTCGCCCGCCATCTCTCCCGACGGGCGCTGGGTGGCCTTCACCCGGGCACAGGGGCGCGAGCGGCCACAGTTGTACGTGATGCCCTCGGACGGCGGAGAGCCGAGGCGGCTGACCGCGTTGCCGCTCGGTGTGAACCCACCGGTGTGGGCGCCGGACTCGCGCCGCATCGCGTTCACCGCACGCGTGCCCGAACCGGGTCGCTACGGCACACCCGCCGACGGCGAGGTGGAAGAAACCGGACCGGAGCCCGATGCCGAGCGGCCCCGGCTGATCACCCGGTTCGACTACCGGGTCGACGACGTCGGTTTCCTGCGTGACCGGCCCGCACGGCTGTTCGTGCTCGACGCGCTTGCCGTGCTGGAAGTCCAGGACGGGGCAGAGCCGCAGCAGCCGACCCCGCTCACCGACGACCGGGCGAGCGTCAGCGACCCGGCATGGACCCCGGACGGCACGCACGTGTTGGTGGTGGCTCCCCGCGACTGGGACCGCGCCGAGACGCTGCACAGCGACATCTACGCCGTGCCTGCCGCCGGCGGCGCGCCCGCACTGGTGGTGCGCACCAGTGGTAGGGCGGGTAAACCCGCCGTGGCGGCCGACGGCACGGTGCTGTTCTACGCCGACGAGTACGAGGGCTTCTCCGCGGCGGCACGCAACACCGGCCTGTGGGCGGCCACGCTCAGCGACGAGGGCTTCGGGGGTGCGCCCGCGTCGCCACGCAGGCTCACCGACCCCGAGACCGTCGACTGCGTCGGCGAGGCGGGCCCGCCCGCACCCTACGGCGACGGCGTGCTCGTGGTGGTCCGCAACCGGGGGGCGGCCGAGTTGCGCTCGGTGCCACGCTCCGGCGAGCGTATGGAGCTTTTCACGCTGCCCGTATTGGCGGGGGAGCGGGCCGCGGTGCGGGCTTTCGTGGTGGACGGCGAGCGCGTCGCCGTGGTCCGCTGCGGTCAGCGGGACGCGGGCGAGGTGGTGCTGCTGGCCGGCGGCGAGGAGCGCACCCTGACCGACTTCTCCGCGCCGCTTCGGCAGGCGGGAATACGCCCGATCACGGAACTGACCGCCACGGCACCCGACGGCTACCCGGTGCACGGTTGGCTCGTCGCGCCCAAGGGCGAGGGCCCGCACCCGGTGCTGCTGCTGATTCACGGGGGCCCGTTCGCGCAGTACGAGTGGAGCTTCTTCGACGAGGCACAGGTGTACGCCTCGGCAGGCTACGCGGTGGTGCTCGGCAACCCGCGCGGCTCGGCCGGGTACGGCGAGCGGCACGGGCGAGCGGTGGTCGGCGCGCTCGGCACCGTGGACGCCCACGACCTGCTCGCGCTGCTCGACGAGGCGCTGCGCAGGCCGGAACTGGACGCCGAGCGGGTCGGTGTGCAGGGCGGTTCCTACGGTGGCTTCATGACGGGCTGGCTGGCGGCCTGGCACGGTGAGCGGTTCCGCGCCGCGTGGAGCGAGCGGGCCGTCAACGCGTGGGACTCCTTCGTCGGCAGCTCGGACATCGGGTGGTGGTTCGCGGAGAACTATGTCGGCAGCGACCCGGAGCTGCTCAGGAAGGCGAGCCCGCTGACCCATGCCGAGCGCATCACGATCCCGTTCGCCGTCGTGCATTCCGAGCGTGACTGGCGCTGCCCGCTGGAGCAGGCGCAGCGGATGTTCGTCGCGCTGCGGCGCAACGGCACGGACGCCGAGCTGTTGCTGTTCCCCGGCGAGGGGCACGAGCTGACCCGGTCGGGCAGGCCGAGGCACCGCAAGTGGCGATTCGAGGCCGTGCTCGAGTGGTGGCGACGGCACCTTCCGCACGCGGTGACGTGA
- a CDS encoding agmatinase family protein, translating into MGQFHRHSYHDNYGPEARRAVEAEASLPTAKHEEEIARGLELGLPGADSIADRTIPTFSRGELPHFAGINTFLKAPYVEDVRRCGEYDVAVLGAPFDGGTTYRSGTRFGPQGIRKISALYGPYSFELGVDLRESISIADLGDVFTIPGNIEKTFDQISKAVGHVYASGAFPVVLGGDHSIGYPTTRAVAEQLGGGNLGIIHFDRHVDTQETDLDERMHTTPWFHATDIPNVPPKNLVQIGIGGWQAPRPGVKVGRERGTTVMTVTDCVEMGIEAAAQRALDVAWDGADAVWLSFDVDCLDAAFVPGTGWPEPGGFLPREVLKFIQLIARRPLAGIEVVECSPPYDNGEITSLIATRVICDTLGCLVRAGHLPTFKA; encoded by the coding sequence ATGGGACAGTTCCATCGCCACTCGTATCACGACAACTACGGTCCTGAGGCCAGGCGGGCTGTCGAGGCCGAGGCCAGCCTTCCGACGGCCAAGCACGAGGAGGAAATCGCCCGCGGGCTGGAACTCGGCCTGCCCGGCGCCGACTCGATAGCCGACCGCACCATCCCGACGTTCTCGCGCGGCGAGTTGCCACACTTCGCCGGGATCAACACGTTTCTCAAGGCGCCTTATGTCGAGGACGTTCGACGCTGCGGAGAGTACGACGTAGCCGTGCTCGGCGCGCCGTTCGACGGCGGAACGACCTACCGCTCCGGCACCCGGTTCGGCCCGCAAGGCATCCGCAAGATCTCCGCGCTGTACGGGCCGTACAGCTTCGAGCTGGGTGTGGACCTGCGCGAGTCGATCAGCATCGCGGACCTCGGCGACGTGTTCACGATCCCCGGCAACATCGAGAAGACCTTCGACCAGATCTCGAAGGCCGTGGGTCATGTCTACGCCTCGGGTGCGTTCCCCGTGGTGCTCGGCGGGGACCATTCGATCGGCTACCCGACGACTCGTGCCGTCGCTGAGCAGCTCGGTGGCGGCAATCTCGGGATCATCCACTTCGACCGCCACGTCGACACTCAGGAGACCGACCTCGACGAGCGGATGCACACCACACCGTGGTTCCACGCCACGGACATCCCCAACGTGCCGCCGAAGAACCTCGTGCAGATCGGCATCGGAGGCTGGCAGGCACCGCGGCCAGGCGTCAAGGTCGGCCGGGAGCGCGGTACCACGGTCATGACGGTCACCGACTGCGTGGAGATGGGCATCGAGGCCGCCGCGCAACGGGCGCTCGATGTGGCGTGGGACGGTGCAGACGCGGTGTGGCTCTCGTTCGACGTCGACTGCCTCGATGCCGCCTTCGTGCCGGGTACGGGCTGGCCGGAGCCTGGTGGGTTCCTGCCGCGCGAGGTGCTCAAATTCATCCAGCTCATCGCGCGGCGCCCGCTCGCGGGCATCGAGGTCGTCGAGTGTTCGCCGCCTTACGACAACGGCGAAATCACCTCGCTCATCGCCACCCGCGTCATCTGCGACACCCTCGGCTGCCTTGTGCGCGCGGGCCACCTCCCCACCTTCAAGGCCTGA
- a CDS encoding RES family NAD+ phosphorylase — MARLPLPPSRTVLLNELRRTEDVVAVHPATRLVRIFTAHGNHPQRWDSFRYTGPLPHGRFDPQHPRRGEPMTDRGNGVLYFGLSVRTSVAEVFQTTSTLDRKTRGPHLVVVRPARTLRLLDLSGLWPTRVGASQEISSGPKRITQAWARAIRAAYDDLDGLWYRSSMDSGAPAICLWDPPARAALPAAPDVLLQLDHPGLDVPLSRVCDELNYLMLN, encoded by the coding sequence ATGGCAAGGTTGCCCCTGCCGCCGTCGCGCACCGTACTGCTGAACGAGTTGCGCCGCACCGAGGACGTCGTCGCGGTGCACCCTGCTACCCGGCTGGTCCGGATCTTCACCGCGCACGGCAACCACCCGCAACGCTGGGACAGCTTCCGCTACACCGGCCCGCTGCCGCACGGCCGCTTCGACCCGCAACACCCCCGCCGTGGTGAACCGATGACCGACCGCGGCAACGGGGTGCTCTACTTCGGGCTCTCCGTCCGTACGAGCGTCGCCGAGGTGTTCCAGACCACCTCGACACTTGACCGTAAGACCAGGGGGCCACATCTGGTGGTGGTCCGCCCGGCGAGGACACTTCGACTGCTCGACCTCTCCGGGCTGTGGCCGACCCGCGTCGGCGCCTCGCAGGAGATCTCCAGCGGGCCCAAGCGGATCACCCAGGCGTGGGCCCGCGCCATCCGCGCCGCCTACGACGACCTCGACGGGCTGTGGTACCGCTCCTCGATGGACTCCGGTGCCCCCGCCATCTGCCTGTGGGACCCGCCCGCAAGGGCCGCGCTGCCCGCCGCGCCCGACGTGCTGCTGCAACTGGACCACCCCGGGCTGGACGTCCCGCTCAGCCGAGTGTGCGACGAGCTCAACTACCTCATGCTGAACTGA